The following are from one region of the Methyloversatilis discipulorum genome:
- the rsxA gene encoding electron transport complex subunit RsxA translates to MSEVLMTLIGLVLVNNVVLVRFLGLCPFMGVSKKIDSAFGMGLATTFVMTLSAMAAWALEHALLLPFGLGYLRILAYIVVIAAVVQFVEMAMHKTLPDLHRVLGIYLPLITTNCAVLGIPLLNAQAGHGLGMSVLGGFGSGAGFTLVMILFAGLRERLALMRVPQTFAGPPVAFITASLLALAFMGFTGLVPAGGG, encoded by the coding sequence ATGAGCGAAGTGTTGATGACCCTGATCGGCCTGGTGCTGGTCAATAACGTGGTGCTGGTCCGCTTTCTCGGACTGTGCCCCTTCATGGGCGTGTCGAAGAAGATCGACAGCGCCTTCGGCATGGGTCTGGCCACCACCTTCGTGATGACGCTGTCGGCGATGGCCGCCTGGGCGCTCGAACACGCCTTGCTGCTGCCTTTCGGGCTCGGCTACCTGCGCATCCTCGCCTACATCGTGGTCATCGCCGCCGTCGTGCAGTTCGTCGAAATGGCCATGCACAAGACGCTGCCCGACCTGCACCGCGTGCTCGGCATCTATCTGCCGCTGATCACCACCAACTGTGCGGTGCTCGGCATTCCGCTGCTCAACGCGCAGGCCGGTCATGGCCTCGGCATGAGCGTGCTCGGCGGCTTCGGCTCGGGCGCCGGCTTCACGCTGGTGATGATCCTGTTCGCTGGCCTGCGCGAACGACTGGCGCTGATGCGCGTGCCGCAGACCTTCGCCGGACCGCCGGTCGCTTTCATCACGGCCAGCCTGCTGGCGCTGGCTTTCATGGGTTTCACCGGCCTGGTGCCGGCAGGCGGCGGCTGA
- the rsxC gene encoding electron transport complex subunit RsxC, producing the protein MAHIVIPPIRRLLQRWGVHPDSHKFPAATLDIVDAGLPPALVIPLSQHSGAPARPVVKIGDTVLRGQLIAEAGGRISAPLHAPTSGVIAAIGEASMAHPAGLGGPAITLHPDGLDQWTERHAEPYPITLAPDEITRRVAAAGIVGLGGASFPSAVKLELGRRSQIDTVILNGSECEPYLSCDDRLMQECAADIIEGARLIMRSTGAQRVLVGIEDNKPEAIAAMKVAAHPFPEVSVVRIPSRYPMGADRQLIQTLTGIEAPADGRAADVGIVVHNVGTAYAVQRALRYGEPLTERVVTVAGGAVTAPRNLRVRLGTPLSWLFERCGGLRGAPARVVVGGPMMGVGVPDIDTPVVKGSSGALALTAAEVGEREPSACIRCGSCVSACPVGLMPLDMAALIHANELGRAEDIGLGDCLTCGACGFVCPSRIPLVQYFNHGKGELWAREREGRKLDRVRELTEARAARVEQEAREKAEAHARRKAERAAAAAAAEAARKETTA; encoded by the coding sequence ATGGCACACATCGTCATTCCGCCGATACGCCGCCTGCTCCAGCGCTGGGGCGTGCATCCTGACAGCCACAAGTTTCCCGCGGCGACACTGGATATCGTCGACGCCGGACTGCCGCCGGCGCTGGTCATCCCGCTGTCGCAGCACTCCGGTGCACCGGCCCGGCCGGTGGTGAAGATCGGCGACACCGTGTTGCGCGGCCAGCTGATCGCAGAAGCCGGAGGGCGCATTTCGGCGCCGCTGCACGCACCGACCTCCGGCGTCATCGCCGCCATCGGCGAAGCCTCGATGGCGCATCCGGCCGGTCTGGGGGGGCCGGCGATCACGCTGCATCCCGACGGGCTGGATCAATGGACGGAGCGGCACGCCGAGCCCTATCCGATCACGCTGGCGCCGGACGAGATAACGCGCCGCGTTGCCGCAGCGGGCATCGTCGGTCTCGGCGGCGCCAGCTTTCCGTCGGCGGTCAAGCTGGAGCTGGGACGGCGCAGCCAGATCGACACCGTCATTCTGAACGGCAGCGAATGCGAGCCCTATCTGTCCTGTGACGACCGGCTGATGCAGGAATGCGCGGCCGACATCATCGAGGGCGCACGCCTGATCATGCGATCGACCGGCGCGCAGCGCGTGCTGGTGGGCATCGAGGACAACAAGCCGGAGGCGATTGCGGCGATGAAGGTGGCCGCCCACCCCTTCCCCGAGGTGTCGGTGGTGCGCATTCCCAGCCGCTACCCGATGGGCGCTGACCGCCAGCTCATCCAGACGCTGACCGGCATCGAGGCGCCGGCCGACGGTCGCGCCGCCGACGTCGGCATCGTCGTGCACAACGTCGGCACCGCCTACGCCGTGCAGCGCGCGCTGCGCTACGGCGAGCCACTGACCGAACGCGTGGTCACCGTGGCCGGCGGCGCGGTGACGGCGCCGCGCAATCTGCGTGTGCGTCTGGGTACGCCGCTGTCCTGGCTGTTCGAACGCTGCGGCGGTCTGCGTGGCGCGCCGGCGCGGGTGGTGGTCGGCGGTCCGATGATGGGCGTCGGCGTGCCGGACATCGACACGCCGGTGGTCAAGGGATCGAGCGGCGCGCTGGCGCTGACTGCCGCCGAGGTCGGCGAGCGCGAACCGAGCGCCTGCATACGCTGCGGCAGCTGCGTGAGTGCCTGTCCGGTCGGGCTGATGCCGCTGGACATGGCGGCGCTCATCCACGCCAACGAACTGGGCCGCGCCGAGGACATCGGCCTGGGCGACTGCCTCACCTGCGGTGCCTGCGGCTTCGTCTGCCCGTCGCGCATTCCGCTGGTGCAGTACTTCAACCACGGCAAGGGCGAGCTGTGGGCGCGTGAGCGCGAGGGCCGCAAGCTCGACCGGGTGCGTGAACTGACCGAGGCGCGCGCTGCCCGCGTCGAGCAGGAAGCGCGCGAGAAGGCCGAGGCACACGCCCGGCGCAAGGCCGAACGCGCGGCGGCGGCGGCCGCCGCCGAAGCGGCCCGCAAGGAGACCACCGCATGA
- a CDS encoding RnfABCDGE type electron transport complex subunit D: MNTPIHASPHAVASRTSGQIMGLVMLALLPATLAGFWQFGWPAFCLWAVTVLSCVLSEALCLRWAGRRVMPVLFDGSAALTGWLLALSMPPWAPWWLGALGGVIAIVIAKQVFGGLGCNVFNPAMVGRTVLLVSFPVLMTQWVNPQMLSQGTDLMQAVHIGLSGGVPDAYTSASLLGNVKTELGRGTVLAEAMSGFATAQGASGERAGSLGETASLWVLLGGLFLVAKRVIGLRIPLGFLAGLCLPAAIAHGIAPDHYLPPLAHLLSGGAMLGAFFIATDYVTSPSAPFGQWIFALGAGLLTWLIRTWGGYPEGVGFAVLLMNAVTPVLDLWARPRIFGRSIRGKSLPARRVQELPR; the protein is encoded by the coding sequence ATGAACACCCCTATACATGCGTCACCGCATGCGGTGGCTTCGCGCACCAGCGGCCAGATCATGGGCCTGGTCATGCTGGCGCTGCTGCCGGCCACGCTGGCCGGCTTCTGGCAGTTCGGCTGGCCGGCATTCTGCCTGTGGGCCGTGACCGTGCTGTCCTGCGTGCTGTCGGAGGCGCTGTGCCTGCGCTGGGCCGGGCGGCGCGTCATGCCGGTGCTGTTCGACGGCTCGGCGGCGCTGACCGGGTGGCTGCTGGCGTTGTCGATGCCGCCGTGGGCGCCCTGGTGGCTGGGCGCGCTGGGCGGCGTCATCGCCATCGTGATCGCCAAGCAGGTGTTCGGCGGTCTCGGCTGTAACGTGTTCAACCCGGCCATGGTCGGGCGCACCGTGCTGCTGGTGTCCTTCCCGGTGCTGATGACGCAGTGGGTCAATCCGCAGATGCTGAGCCAGGGTACAGATCTGATGCAGGCGGTGCACATCGGCCTGTCAGGTGGCGTGCCCGACGCCTACACCAGCGCTTCGCTGCTCGGCAACGTGAAGACGGAGCTGGGGCGCGGCACGGTACTGGCCGAGGCGATGTCCGGCTTCGCCACCGCTCAGGGCGCGTCCGGCGAACGCGCCGGCAGCCTTGGCGAGACCGCGTCGCTGTGGGTGCTGCTGGGCGGACTGTTCCTGGTGGCCAAACGCGTGATCGGCCTGCGCATACCGCTCGGTTTCCTGGCCGGCCTGTGCCTGCCGGCGGCGATCGCACATGGCATTGCGCCCGACCACTATCTGCCGCCGCTGGCCCACCTGCTGTCGGGCGGCGCGATGCTCGGCGCCTTCTTCATCGCGACCGACTACGTCACCTCGCCCAGCGCACCGTTCGGGCAGTGGATATTCGCCCTCGGCGCCGGCCTGCTGACCTGGCTGATCCGCACCTGGGGCGGTTATCCCGAGGGCGTGGGTTTCGCCGTGCTGCTGATGAATGCGGTGACCCCGGTACTCGACCTGTGGGCGCGGCCACGCATATTCGGCCGCAGCATCCGTGGCAAGTCGCTGCCGGCGCGACGCGTGCAGGAGCTTCCGCGATGA
- a CDS encoding RnfABCDGE type electron transport complex subunit B encodes MEQMITAVMSLTAIGSGLGIVLGVAARRFAVEGDSRVKEVEDMLPAANCGQCGFPGCAGAAEAIVAGTASPTCCPPGGKVVALAIAEHLGIALDADEVDDVPLIAVIEDALCIGCTKCYRLCPSDAIIGAMKQLHGVFEDACTGCNQCAEKCPTGAITMQPMPLTVGTWVMPKPALAA; translated from the coding sequence ATGGAACAGATGATTACCGCGGTCATGAGTCTGACTGCGATCGGCTCCGGGCTCGGCATCGTGCTCGGCGTGGCGGCCCGGCGCTTTGCCGTCGAGGGCGACAGCCGGGTGAAGGAGGTCGAGGACATGCTGCCGGCCGCCAACTGCGGCCAGTGCGGCTTTCCGGGCTGCGCCGGTGCGGCCGAGGCCATCGTCGCCGGCACCGCGTCGCCGACCTGCTGTCCGCCCGGCGGCAAGGTGGTGGCGCTGGCCATCGCCGAGCACCTGGGCATCGCGCTCGATGCCGACGAGGTCGATGACGTGCCCTTGATCGCGGTGATCGAGGACGCGCTGTGCATAGGCTGTACCAAGTGCTACCGGCTGTGTCCGTCGGACGCCATTATCGGCGCGATGAAGCAGTTGCACGGTGTGTTCGAGGACGCCTGCACCGGCTGCAACCAGTGCGCCGAGAAGTGCCCGACCGGCGCCATCACGATGCAGCCGATGCCGCTGACGGTGGGTACCTGGGTGATGCCGAAACCGGCGCTGGCGGCCTGA
- the rsxG gene encoding electron transport complex subunit RsxG, with translation MSERRLPDTVWFPGLSLGVVMLVTTAVLAFSHSATAERIEQAAADDTRQQLEQILPAGYADNNLLTDTLQLAGPDGAALTVHRARKGGALRAVLYEMSGNGYGGRIVLLMAVDVDGRVVGVRVTKHTETPGLGDKIEVARNDWIRSFEGKSLQQPEPARWAVKKDGGVFDQFAGATITPRAVVGTVRKGLEFFAAHRAELIGDAAPAGGGQ, from the coding sequence ATGAGCGAACGACGCCTACCCGATACCGTCTGGTTTCCCGGCCTGTCGCTCGGTGTGGTGATGCTGGTGACCACCGCGGTGCTCGCGTTCAGTCACAGCGCGACCGCCGAGCGCATCGAACAGGCGGCTGCCGACGACACCCGTCAGCAGCTGGAACAGATCCTGCCCGCCGGCTACGCGGACAACAATCTGCTGACCGATACGCTGCAGCTGGCCGGCCCCGACGGCGCTGCGCTGACCGTGCATCGGGCGCGCAAGGGCGGCGCGCTGCGGGCGGTGCTGTACGAAATGTCGGGCAACGGCTATGGCGGCCGCATCGTGCTGCTGATGGCGGTCGACGTCGACGGCCGCGTGGTCGGCGTGCGCGTGACCAAGCACACCGAGACGCCGGGTCTGGGCGACAAGATAGAAGTCGCACGCAACGACTGGATACGCTCCTTCGAAGGCAAGTCGCTGCAGCAGCCGGAGCCGGCCCGCTGGGCGGTGAAGAAGGACGGTGGCGTGTTCGACCAGTTCGCCGGCGCGACCATCACGCCGCGTGCGGTGGTCGGCACGGTCAGGAAGGGACTTGAATTCTTCGCCGCACACCGGGCCGAGCTGATCGGCGACGCGGCGCCCGCCGGAGGAGGACAGTGA